A region of Lacinutrix sp. Hel_I_90 DNA encodes the following proteins:
- a CDS encoding DUF3995 domain-containing protein: MMVLSILLSLILIALGIIHFSWVFGGTFWFTESLPTNENGKRVLNPKKMDSAIVGLGLTTFGLFYLINAGVIPVNLPEQVIEYVGWIIPTIFLLRAIGEFKYVGFFKRIKHTEFGKRDTKLFSPLCLIISLFGILIQLAK; encoded by the coding sequence ATGATGGTTCTATCCATTTTACTAAGCTTAATTCTAATTGCTCTTGGGATCATTCATTTTAGTTGGGTTTTTGGAGGAACATTTTGGTTTACAGAATCTTTGCCTACTAATGAAAATGGCAAACGCGTATTAAATCCTAAAAAAATGGATAGTGCTATTGTAGGACTTGGACTAACAACATTCGGCCTTTTCTACCTTATAAATGCAGGGGTAATTCCGGTTAATTTACCTGAACAGGTCATAGAATATGTGGGTTGGATTATTCCAACTATCTTCCTTTTACGCGCCATAGGCGAATTTAAATATGTCGGATTTTTTAAACGTATAAAACACACCGAATTTGGAAAACGAGACACCAAATTATTTTCACCCTTGTGTTTGATAATAAGCCTGTTTGGAATATTAATACAACTAGCTAAATAA
- the uvrB gene encoding excinuclease ABC subunit UvrB has protein sequence MKFKIESEFSPTGDQPSAIKQLVNGLNASEKYQTLLGVTGSGKTFTMANVIESVQKPTLVLAHNKTLAAQLYSEFKQFFPENAVEYFVSYYDYYQPEAYIPSSGVYIEKDLSINEEIEKMRLSTTSSLLSGRRDVLVVASVSCLYGIGNPVEFQKNVISIKRDQQISRTKLLHQLVQSLYSRTEADFKHGNFRIKGDTVDIFPSYADDAFRIHFFGDEIETIEQFNIQTNKVIEDYDRLNIYPANMFVTSPDVLQGAIKEIQDDLVKQHDYFKDIGKHLEAKRLKERTEFDLEMIRELGYCSGIENYSRYLDGRLPGTRPFCLLDYFPEDYLMVVDESHVTISQVHAMYGGDRSRKENLVEYGFRLPAAMDNRPLKFEEFEALQNQVVYVSATPADYELQKTDGVYVEQVIRPTGLLDPVIEVRPSLNQIDDLIEEIQVRTEKDERTLVTTLTKRMAEELTKYLSRISIRVRYIHSDVDTLERVQIMQDLRAGIFDVLVGVNLLREGLDLPEVSLVAILDADKEGFLRSNRSLTQTVGRAARHLNGKAIMYADKITNSMQKTIDDTEYRREKQITYNTENNITPTALNKSLNNALSKNSVSTYSYELEAARAAEPESDYLSKAELEKKIREKRKIMEQAAKQLDFIVAARLRDEIKAYQGKLEALKV, from the coding sequence ATGAAATTCAAGATTGAATCAGAATTTAGTCCTACAGGAGACCAACCTTCAGCAATAAAACAATTGGTTAATGGTCTAAACGCTAGTGAAAAATACCAAACCTTACTTGGTGTTACAGGCTCTGGTAAGACTTTTACCATGGCGAACGTTATAGAAAGTGTTCAGAAACCTACCTTAGTTTTAGCACATAATAAAACCTTGGCTGCTCAATTGTACTCAGAATTTAAACAGTTCTTTCCAGAGAACGCCGTGGAGTATTTTGTGTCTTATTATGATTATTATCAACCAGAAGCCTACATCCCATCGTCTGGCGTTTACATAGAAAAAGATTTATCTATTAATGAAGAAATCGAGAAGATGCGTTTAAGCACCACCTCTTCTCTACTCTCTGGGCGTCGTGACGTATTGGTGGTGGCTTCGGTATCTTGTTTATATGGTATTGGAAATCCTGTAGAGTTTCAAAAAAATGTGATTTCGATAAAACGAGATCAGCAGATTTCCAGAACCAAGTTATTACATCAATTAGTACAAAGTTTGTATTCCCGTACGGAAGCCGATTTTAAACACGGTAATTTCCGCATAAAAGGAGATACTGTAGATATTTTCCCGAGTTATGCTGATGATGCCTTCCGCATTCACTTTTTTGGAGATGAAATTGAAACCATTGAGCAATTCAACATTCAAACCAATAAAGTCATTGAAGACTATGATCGCCTCAACATCTACCCTGCGAATATGTTTGTGACATCGCCAGATGTGCTTCAAGGTGCCATTAAAGAAATTCAGGATGATTTAGTCAAACAACACGATTATTTTAAAGATATAGGAAAGCATTTAGAAGCAAAACGCTTAAAAGAACGCACAGAATTTGATCTTGAGATGATTCGTGAATTAGGTTACTGTTCTGGCATTGAAAACTATTCGCGTTACTTAGACGGCAGATTACCAGGTACAAGACCATTTTGTTTATTAGATTATTTTCCAGAGGATTATTTAATGGTTGTAGATGAAAGTCACGTGACCATTTCGCAAGTGCATGCTATGTACGGCGGTGATAGAAGCCGAAAAGAAAACCTAGTAGAATATGGCTTTCGCTTGCCTGCCGCCATGGATAACAGACCCTTAAAGTTTGAAGAGTTTGAAGCCCTTCAAAATCAAGTGGTATACGTAAGTGCAACACCGGCAGATTACGAATTACAAAAAACAGATGGCGTTTATGTCGAGCAAGTGATTCGTCCTACGGGTTTATTAGACCCTGTAATTGAAGTACGACCGAGTTTAAATCAGATTGATGATTTAATTGAAGAAATTCAAGTGCGTACCGAAAAAGATGAACGGACTCTAGTCACGACATTAACCAAACGAATGGCTGAAGAATTGACAAAATACCTCAGTCGTATTAGTATACGCGTCCGTTACATTCATAGTGATGTTGATACTTTAGAACGGGTACAAATCATGCAGGATTTACGTGCTGGTATTTTTGATGTCTTAGTGGGTGTAAACTTACTGCGTGAAGGTTTAGATTTACCTGAAGTCTCTCTGGTCGCTATTTTAGATGCAGATAAAGAAGGTTTTTTACGTTCAAACCGCTCGCTAACACAAACTGTAGGTCGTGCTGCTCGACATTTAAATGGAAAAGCGATTATGTATGCGGATAAAATAACAAATAGCATGCAAAAAACGATTGATGACACGGAATACAGACGTGAAAAACAAATTACTTACAACACCGAAAACAACATTACGCCAACCGCTTTAAATAAGAGTTTAAATAATGCCTTGAGTAAAAATTCAGTGAGTACTTACAGTTACGAATTGGAAGCCGCAAGAGCTGCAGAACCTGAAAGTGACTATTTAAGCAAAGCTGAGTTAGAAAAGAAAATCCGTGAAAAACGGAAGATAATGGAACAAGCCGCTAAGCAACTTGACTTTATTGTTGCTGCAAGATTACGTGATGAAATTAAAGCCTATCAAGGTAAACTGGAAGCATTGAAAGTGTAA
- a CDS encoding branched-chain amino acid aminotransferase translates to MKTTTKSDIKITKTNHSKIQDTDFDNLAFGQVFSDHMLVCDYKDGKWHAPEIVPYGPITLDPAAKIFHYGQSIFEGMKAYKDASGGVFLFRPMENIRRLNISAKRLAIPEVPEDYFFEGLKTLLKVEKDWIPTAEGSSLYIRPYVFATGAGFHASPANAYKFIIACAPSGAYFSGKVNVLIEEKYSRSANGGVGFAKAGGNYAGQFYPTQLAKDKGYQQVIWTDDTSHEYIEEAGAMNIFARINDTLITAPISDRILDGVTRKSILDIAKAEGIKTEVRKISVNELIEASKDGSLKELFGAGTAAVISPISGFGFRDEDFELPILEHTYAEKLKKLIIDIQTNKAEDPFGWRVEVM, encoded by the coding sequence ATGAAAACCACTACGAAAAGCGATATCAAAATAACTAAAACCAACCATTCTAAAATTCAAGATACTGATTTTGATAACCTAGCATTTGGGCAGGTCTTTTCAGATCATATGTTGGTGTGTGATTATAAGGACGGGAAGTGGCATGCGCCAGAAATTGTACCTTATGGACCAATTACGTTAGATCCGGCAGCTAAGATTTTCCATTATGGTCAGTCAATTTTTGAAGGGATGAAAGCCTATAAAGACGCTAGTGGTGGTGTGTTTTTGTTTAGACCTATGGAGAACATCAGACGCTTAAATATTTCTGCTAAACGATTAGCAATTCCTGAAGTGCCAGAAGATTATTTTTTTGAAGGTTTAAAGACCTTATTAAAGGTTGAAAAGGACTGGATTCCTACTGCTGAGGGAAGTTCTTTGTACATAAGACCCTATGTTTTTGCAACTGGTGCTGGTTTTCATGCTTCTCCAGCAAATGCCTATAAGTTTATTATTGCTTGTGCACCATCTGGTGCTTATTTCTCTGGAAAAGTAAACGTTTTAATAGAAGAAAAGTATTCACGTTCTGCTAATGGTGGTGTTGGTTTTGCTAAAGCGGGAGGTAATTATGCAGGGCAGTTTTATCCTACACAATTAGCTAAAGATAAAGGCTACCAGCAAGTGATTTGGACAGATGATACCTCTCATGAATATATAGAAGAAGCTGGTGCAATGAATATTTTTGCTCGAATTAATGACACGTTAATTACTGCGCCTATAAGTGATCGTATTTTAGATGGTGTTACAAGAAAAAGTATTTTGGACATCGCAAAAGCGGAAGGCATAAAAACAGAGGTAAGAAAAATTAGTGTTAACGAATTGATTGAAGCTTCTAAAGATGGAAGTTTGAAAGAATTATTTGGCGCTGGAACTGCTGCAGTGATTTCACCTATTTCTGGTTTTGGATTTAGAGACGAGGATTTTGAATTACCAATATTAGAGCATACGTATGCTGAAAAATTAAAGAAACTCATTATTGATATTCAAACTAATAAAGCAGAAGATCCTTTTGGTTGGAGAGTAGAGGTGATGTAG
- a CDS encoding DUF4920 domain-containing protein, protein MKNYILTIALAITVFACKEEKKAPLEADTTSEITQVEYQSFGDKIIADDAIAAKSMAEHYKNMQVGDSIPSKMIAKVSEVCKAKGCWMTLDLENGEEVMVKFKDYAFFMPKDIDGKEVIINGNAYIEEVSVDDQRHYAEDKGATQEEIAAITAPKRTYSFEADGVLLKQ, encoded by the coding sequence ATGAAAAATTACATTCTGACCATTGCATTAGCAATTACTGTTTTCGCTTGTAAAGAAGAAAAAAAAGCACCTCTTGAAGCAGATACCACAAGCGAAATAACGCAAGTTGAGTACCAATCTTTTGGAGATAAAATTATAGCAGACGATGCCATAGCAGCTAAATCGATGGCTGAGCACTATAAGAATATGCAGGTTGGCGATAGTATTCCGTCTAAAATGATTGCCAAGGTTAGCGAAGTGTGTAAAGCCAAAGGGTGCTGGATGACATTAGATTTAGAAAATGGAGAAGAAGTCATGGTGAAATTTAAAGATTATGCCTTTTTCATGCCAAAAGACATTGATGGTAAAGAAGTGATTATTAATGGAAATGCATACATCGAAGAGGTTTCTGTCGATGATCAAAGACATTATGCTGAAGACAAAGGTGCTACTCAAGAAGAAATTGCAGCGATTACAGCACCAAAACGCACCTACTCTTTTGAGGCTGATGGCGTGTTATTAAAGCAATAA
- the mnmD gene encoding tRNA (5-methylaminomethyl-2-thiouridine)(34)-methyltransferase MnmD, translated as MKREIITTHDGSKTIHVLEWNEHYHSTHGAIQEALHVYLKEGLAFFLDSESFYKGAQPISILEIGFGTGLNALLTLAEAEKQQIKINYTGVEGFPVSHSEIDQLNYGEAVTIKNSNALFQKLHNCDWEKFCNISEGFQLKKQRKQFSEIDDTNQFDILYFDAFGPRVQPELWTETIFNAMFKALKPNGVLVTYCAQGNARRAMMTAGFTVERVNGPPGKRHMLRARAIKK; from the coding sequence TTGAAACGCGAAATCATCACCACTCATGATGGTTCAAAAACCATACATGTTCTTGAGTGGAATGAACACTACCATTCCACTCACGGAGCAATTCAAGAAGCGCTACACGTTTACTTAAAAGAAGGTTTAGCGTTTTTTTTAGACTCAGAAAGCTTTTATAAAGGGGCTCAGCCTATATCCATTTTAGAAATTGGTTTTGGCACAGGCTTAAATGCGTTATTAACTTTAGCTGAAGCCGAAAAACAACAAATAAAAATCAATTATACTGGTGTTGAAGGCTTTCCTGTTTCTCATTCAGAAATTGATCAACTCAATTATGGAGAAGCTGTTACCATTAAGAACAGTAACGCATTGTTTCAAAAACTCCACAATTGTGATTGGGAGAAATTCTGTAACATTTCAGAAGGTTTCCAGCTAAAAAAACAACGCAAACAGTTTTCTGAAATTGACGATACAAACCAATTCGACATTCTTTATTTTGATGCTTTTGGGCCACGAGTACAACCAGAATTATGGACGGAAACCATATTTAATGCCATGTTCAAGGCACTAAAACCAAATGGTGTTTTAGTTACTTATTGCGCTCAAGGTAATGCAAGACGCGCCATGATGACCGCTGGTTTTACAGTGGAAAGAGTGAATGGCCCACCTGGAAAACGCCATATGCTAAGAGCAAGGGCAATAAAAAAATAG
- a CDS encoding TIGR01777 family oxidoreductase, with amino-acid sequence MRVLITGATGLVGSAIVKLCHTKAIDVNYLTTSKSKLSNEDNYKGFYWNPNENEIDTNCVKDVDAIIHLVGASISKRWTKKHKQAIMDSRLKTTALLHETVKNNPNNITQIVSASAVGFYPDSLTNYYTEDQTQVSSSFLGQVVESWERVVDAFTTLNISVSKVRIGLVFSEKGGAFPKIIQPIKYGAGAPLGTGEQWMSWIHLDDLARLFLHVIEKNLEGVYNGVSPNPVTNKELTKAAATKLNMPLFLPNVPQFALKLVLGEMHIILFESQRVSSKKIENTGFFFEYVTLDKALEELL; translated from the coding sequence ATGCGCGTATTAATTACAGGAGCTACAGGTTTAGTGGGAAGTGCCATCGTAAAACTATGTCATACCAAAGCGATAGATGTTAATTATCTAACCACAAGTAAATCTAAACTCTCAAATGAAGATAATTACAAAGGCTTTTATTGGAATCCCAATGAAAATGAAATAGATACTAACTGCGTTAAAGACGTCGATGCGATCATTCATTTAGTGGGTGCAAGCATTTCTAAACGTTGGACAAAAAAGCACAAGCAGGCTATAATGGATAGCCGACTTAAAACTACCGCATTACTTCACGAAACAGTAAAAAACAATCCTAATAACATTACACAAATCGTTTCTGCCAGTGCTGTTGGTTTTTACCCAGACTCACTCACTAATTATTATACAGAAGATCAAACTCAAGTTAGTAGTTCTTTTTTAGGACAGGTAGTCGAATCTTGGGAACGCGTTGTAGATGCCTTTACAACTTTAAATATTAGCGTATCGAAAGTACGTATTGGCTTGGTATTCTCAGAAAAAGGTGGTGCTTTCCCAAAAATTATACAGCCAATAAAATATGGTGCTGGTGCACCTTTAGGAACGGGAGAACAGTGGATGAGTTGGATTCACCTTGACGATTTGGCAAGACTTTTTCTCCATGTTATAGAAAAAAATCTTGAAGGTGTTTATAACGGCGTCTCCCCTAACCCTGTCACTAATAAAGAGCTTACAAAAGCTGCTGCTACCAAATTAAATATGCCACTTTTTCTGCCTAATGTGCCACAATTTGCTTTGAAATTAGTTTTAGGTGAGATGCATATTATTTTATTTGAAAGCCAACGTGTGAGCTCTAAAAAGATTGAGAATACTGGTTTCTTTTTTGAGTATGTCACCTTGGATAAAGCTTTAGAGGAATTACTTTGA
- a CDS encoding YceI family protein encodes MKTIVLNILTVVALGAAVTGCKNGAEEAKTGDAEVVKEVMVEASYKAIPEESMIMWTANKVVGGHSGTINVANGVAQTKGNELVGGNFIFDISTLENTDIEDAEEKAKLEGHLKSADFFDAETFPNATFEITNVDGNMVSGNLKMKGIEKNVTFPAQIGMNGDMMTIISDTFTIDRTEWDIKYNSGKFADPAKLGDYMIKDDVELKVSIKAKKA; translated from the coding sequence ATGAAAACAATAGTATTAAATATTTTAACGGTAGTGGCTTTAGGTGCAGCAGTAACCGGATGTAAAAATGGAGCAGAGGAAGCAAAAACAGGAGACGCAGAAGTAGTAAAAGAAGTGATGGTAGAGGCTAGCTATAAAGCCATTCCAGAAGAGTCAATGATTATGTGGACCGCTAATAAGGTTGTAGGTGGTCACTCAGGAACTATTAACGTTGCTAACGGAGTTGCGCAAACAAAAGGGAATGAATTAGTAGGAGGTAATTTTATTTTTGACATCTCTACATTAGAAAATACAGATATTGAAGATGCTGAAGAAAAAGCCAAATTAGAAGGACATTTAAAGAGTGCTGATTTTTTTGATGCTGAAACATTTCCAAATGCTACTTTTGAAATCACTAATGTTGATGGAAATATGGTAAGTGGAAACTTAAAGATGAAAGGTATTGAGAAGAATGTTACTTTTCCTGCACAAATAGGTATGAATGGCGACATGATGACCATTATAAGTGACACCTTTACTATTGACAGAACGGAATGGGATATCAAGTATAACTCTGGTAAATTTGCAGATCCTGCAAAATTAGGAGATTATATGATTAAAGATGACGTCGAATTAAAAGTGTCTATCAAAGCTAAGAAAGCTTAA
- a CDS encoding nucleotide exchange factor GrpE has product MSKAKDKKETTIEDQVESNETQQTVDVEELSIEDQLKGELSQEKDKFLRLFAEFENYKKRTSKERIELFKTANKDVMISMLPILDDFERALMHIEDDKEAEELRKGVVLIYQKLLNTLEQKGLSKMEVEQGDVFDAEIHQAITQTPAPTDDLKGKIIDVLEKGYKLGDTVIRFPKVVIGQ; this is encoded by the coding sequence ATGAGTAAAGCAAAAGATAAAAAAGAAACCACTATAGAAGATCAGGTAGAATCAAACGAAACGCAACAAACCGTTGACGTGGAGGAATTATCTATCGAAGACCAACTAAAAGGAGAGTTAAGCCAGGAAAAAGATAAGTTTTTACGCCTGTTCGCAGAGTTTGAAAACTATAAAAAAAGAACATCTAAAGAGCGCATAGAGCTTTTTAAAACGGCTAATAAAGATGTCATGATTTCTATGCTGCCTATTTTAGACGATTTTGAGCGTGCTTTAATGCACATTGAAGATGACAAAGAAGCAGAAGAATTGAGAAAAGGTGTGGTATTAATTTACCAAAAGCTTTTAAATACTTTAGAACAAAAAGGATTATCAAAAATGGAAGTAGAACAAGGCGATGTTTTTGATGCTGAAATTCATCAGGCAATCACCCAAACGCCCGCACCTACTGATGATCTAAAAGGTAAAATTATTGACGTTTTAGAAAAGGGCTACAAACTTGGAGATACAGTAATTCGTTTCCCAAAAGTGGTTATTGGTCAATAA